One window of Nymphaea colorata isolate Beijing-Zhang1983 chromosome 1, ASM883128v2, whole genome shotgun sequence genomic DNA carries:
- the LOC116248884 gene encoding uncharacterized protein LOC116248884, whose product MSVRIKAVVDKFVKELKEALDADIQDRIMKEREMQSYIEEREREVAEREAAWKAELSRREAEISRQEARLKLERENLEKEKSVLMGTASNQDNQDGALEITVSGEKYRCLRFAKAKK is encoded by the exons ATGTCGGTGAGGATCAAGGCTGTGGTGGACAAGTTCGTGAAAGAGCTAAAGGAAGCGCTGGATGCGGACATCCAGGATCGGATAATGAAGGAGAGGGAGATGCAGAGCTATATCGAGGAGCGGGAGAGGGAAGTCGCCGAGCGGGAGGCTGCATGGAAGGCTGAGCTCTCCCGTCGAGAG GCAGAGATTTCTAGACAAGAAGCAAGATTGAAACTGGAACGAGAAAACTTGGAAAAAGAGAAGAGTGTCTTAATGGGGACGGCATCAAATCAAGATAATCAGGATGGTGCTCTTGAAATCACAGTCAGTGGAGAGAAATATCGGTGCCTGAGATTTgcgaaagcaaaaaaataa